GTTATCCAAAAGGCAGTACCCGATTTCACTACTACCCTCTTCAATTATAAACCATTCGTCCTCAGACAATGTTTCCATGACCATTGGAAAAAGTATATTCTCTTCCTTAAAAATCATCTCTTTTACTCTTACTGCCGTCTCTTCCGCCTTGTCTGCCAACTGCTCCCTGTTTACACTGCTATAGTCCGATAAAAGTGTCTTTACGTCCTTTATTGCATCTCGTATTTCATCATCAACTCCCCACATTACCTTTGGAGGTGCTGTGATCTGGTATTTCTCCATAAACGGAAACAAAAGATTTTCTTTTCTTGAATAGTGCTTGTCTATTTCCCAAAGCTTTTCAAAGTCATTTCTGAGATTTTGTATATTATCATGTGTATCCTGACTTCGAAATTTTTCAATGTCTGTCTTGATTTTATCAATCAGACTTTCTATTTTTTTATTTTCAAGCTTAAAAGTGTGAACAGGGTGTCCCGGCGCATCCTCTGCCTTTTGAGGCCTGTGAATTTCTTCGATTGAACCCTTAAAAACTGCCGCATGAACATCACAAAGCCTTTGTACCTCTTCCACAGGCATTCCGTCCATCATAAGGGAATGTTCCATTTCGGATATTTCAGTAGGAGAAACTCCTTCGATAAGTTTTTCAAAGCGCTCTTTAACTTCATCTACACTTTTACCGCTGTGCAATTCTGAAATGAGTTCTTTTAAAACCTTTTGCCTGTATTCCCTGTTATTGATTACTTCGCTCATAAATACCAACCTTTCATTCTTTAATGCTAAAGCCCTTTCCTGCAAGTATATCTTTTAGCTTTTGCAGCTCTATACCCTTCATAGCAGCTCCCTTGGGTATTGTCATAATACGCCCTGCAGTATTTAACATACCCGGTGCAGTAATATTCTCAAATCCCATTTCTTTAAGAATACCTACCATTTCCGGATATTCCTTGCAGATATCATGTACGGATTTTGATAAATCAATTACTTTTGACATAATAGCCACCTACTTCCAGTCTATAAAAACCAATAATATGTATTAATTATTTCCATATTTATGCAATATTATTAGTATTCATGAAAATAAAAACGGCCGTTAAAAGCAAATCTCAAATTGCTTTTAGCGGCCTCTATCCTATAAGGATTAAAGACATACCTTTTGTTTTGTTTCACCTTCAATTTTTCCAATACCGTAACCGTAGCAAAAAGATTGGTACATACTTGTTACTATAAGTGAATGTAAGCAGTCTCTTTCTTCTTCATTAAGCCCCATATCCATTGTCCGCATAAAATTTTTGGTTTTATCGCGAGCAATAAGCTTTATAGCCTCTCTCGTACCTGCCAGATCCTTCTCAAGTTTTTCTTTTCCCTGATGCAGGTAGTCTTTTATGATGGTTTCAAATGTTTGTGATGGTTGCACCTTGTTAGTATCTGCCATTTTAGCCTCCATGTCTCAATACCTAGATAACGGTACTTTTGTAATATTTAATAATATTACTAAGTGTTTCCATGACATGGATTTCCTATACATTCGCTTCATCTGATACTGCGCTTTTAATAATCTTCTTTACGCTTTTTTCAAATTTTGTCCTTGCAAGCATTACCTGGTGGGCACAGCCCACACATTTTATCCTGAAATCAGCTCCGGTACGAATTATCTCCCATTGCTTGCTGCCACAGGGATGCTGTTTTTTCATTTCAACTATATCACCAACTGAAAATTTATCAGGCATGTTTCCATTATTCCTTTCATTCCGGCCTTATGAGTCGTGTTCTGTCAAAAAACTCAAGCCCGTTTTTCTCAAACTCTTCCTTTATTTTAAGACGTATGTGCCGTTCAATCTCCCACTGTTCATTTGGAAGTGTACGTGCCGTAATCCTTAGATTCATGCTTTGTTCACCAAGACTGGTTATTCCCAGTATGGACGGGTCTTCTGTAAATTTGTCAAATTCCTTTTTAACCTCATCACATACCTTTTTCGCAATTTCAGTAACCTTAGCCATATTACTTGAATAGGCTATTGGAATATCAACAATAACCAGTTTGTTGTCTCTGGTGTGATTAATAACCTTTCTTATTTCGCCGTTAGGAATAATATACAAATCTCCGGTATAATTTTTCAGCCTCGTAACTCTAAGTTCCATATGTTCAACTGTACCTGTGAGACCTTCAATAGTTACCGTATCCCCGACAGCATACTGATCCTCAAGAAGTATAAAAAACCCTGAAATTGTATCCTTCACAAGACTCTGGGCCCCGAATCCCAAAGCAACACCTCCTACACCCGCTGCAGCCAGTATTGCTTTTAGGTCAAGTATCCCTGATAATATTGTGAGTAACGCTCCTATATATACAGTATATTTGAATATGCTTATAGTCAACGTTGAAATAGTATCGATTCTTTTATCATCAATCTTAAACTTTAATTTCTTTTGTTTATCGAAAAGCTTTTTTATTACTACTCTGCCTATTTTGACTAACGCAAATGCAACTATCAGCACTATGACTGTTTTAAGTAATATCATTGCGGGGTCGTAAAAATCTCCAAGCAGATATTCAAGCCTTTCTTTTACAGTCCCAAGCATCCTTTCCCTCCGCTTCCGTGTTTACAAAAACTATAACGTGTTCTTCGGACTATTTTAACATACTGAAACAAGCCTTTCAAATAGCTTTAAATGCGTCCGGTCCTTTCTCCACAAATTCTCTGGATGCCACTGCACACTCAGGACAAATTTCTTATTTTCATTACTTATTGCTTCAATAATACCATCCTGGGAGCAAGCATTTACCGTAAACCCCGGGGCAACTTCACTGACAGCCTGATGATGAAATGAATTAACCTTGAGGCTATCCTTGCCAAAAACATTGTATAAGCATGATGGTTTGTATATATTAACATCGTGTATCTGAAACCATCTTGGAGCCTGCTGACTGTGCTTTAACAATGTGTTTCCCTCGCTGCACTCAACGTATATGTCCTGGTAAATGCTTCCTCCTGCTGCAATATTCATTATCTGGCAGCCTCTGCAAATACCAAGAATAGGTTTATCCATAGCTATGGCCTGTTGTGTGAGAAAAATCTCCATGCTGTCCCGGATTGGTGAAATCTCGTTTGCATATGGCATATTGCCTTTACCAAAATATGCAGCATCGATATCCGGGCCTCCTGAAAGTATAAATCCGCTACATATATCCAAGTATTCAACCCATGCACTTTTTTCTTCAGTTACAGGGATTATAACGGGTAAACCACCGCATTGAATAATTGCCTCATAATAATCATCCTTCAAAGTACTGATATTTTTGTCATAATCAAATGCAGCAGTAATTCCAATTATCGGCTTGCCCTTATACATTTTTTCATCCCCCATCTTGATATTTGAATTTTCTGTCGACGAATAAAAACGGTCTTCCTCTGACTATAGGGAAAACCGTCTCTCTCCAGCTTACGTTTTTTATTGTAAATATGCTCTTATTGTTTCTCAAACATGTCCTTACCTACTCCGCAAAGTGGACAAACCCAATCCTCAGGTATATCTTCAAAAGCTGTTCCTGGTGCAATTCCACCATCGGGGTCCCCTTCTTCAGGGTCATAAACATAACCGCATACTGTACAAACGTATTTATCCATAGTTACCCTCCTAATTAATTTGAGCCGAAAAAAGAGATTCGAGCCCATCGTATTGTAATTACTACAATATATATTCCCAAATTTTATCTCGCATAACACCTTTTTTTAAAATTTCTTTCAATTTTAAGAGCCCTTTGGTGTTTAGTCGGTTTATACTTCTGGGTATCCACAAAATCTCTGATTTCTGGAGCCTCCGTATTTTGGGAAATCAAATGTTGTATTTCATTATACATATAGCATTTAAGATTTTCAAGCCTTACTCTGATATCATCACCGCTACTCATAAAAGCACACCTCTGTCCCCTGCTCTTAATATTCGCCAAGCAGTATCTATGTATTTATTTTAAAAAGATTCTCAGATTTACTCCCAAGAATCTTCTTAATAACTAATACATTATATGCAATTAATGAGCAAACAGGCACTTAAATTCTTCGATTTCGGGTTACTATTAAAATTCCTCCCAATATGAGTATAATCGGTACAAGGTAGGTTCTAAGTACCCATGAACTTCCCAGAGAAAAAGTAAAGAAAATAAGTGATAAGCCACCCAGAATAAATACAGGAATCAAAAGTCCTTTTTCTCTTGTGCCGAAAAGGTAAAGTTCAAAGAGTCCTACTGCAACTGCAAGTATAAAGCCCGGCCACATAAAGGACCACAAGTCAAACAGCATCGAAATCTGACAGGTAAGACCTGTTACAAGTAAAATGCCTCCCGGTACCAATAAGCCTGCATCCGGCGTTTTTGCCGTAAAGTATGCGTAATGAAAAATTACTCCGGGAATTATGAGGAACATAGGCCAGAAATGTGCAAAAAGAAAACCTATATCAAAAATATCAAAATAAATTTCAAATATACCGAAATTACTGAGTAGAAAAAGTACCCCTAATATTATAAGTACCAACCCTATAATCATGGTACCTCTGTGCCTGTTATTCATAAAAATCCTCCTTAAAAGTACTTAAGTAACATATATAAGAATGTCAATCCAGCTGTCTTGTTCTTATATACTATTATAAGTATAAACTTTTAAAAAGTCTGAATCAGAAGAAAATAAATTATCTATGCCTCTTCTACTCTTACAGAGCCTTTCTCTGAAAGTACATCTTCCCTTGAAACCTTCCACATAACATACTTCAATCCGGTTGCAACAATATCCGCTATCTTCATTACTGTACCAAGTCTGGTATTCTGAAGAATCATAAATTCCATAAATCCTCCGGCATTAACGATACCGGTAACATGCATGTGTCCCACAGGCTCCAGTTCCTTGTTCAATGCAGAACCCGGTCTTATAGAACCCTTTCCTACAGAAATAAAACCGACGTGATCTGCCCTTCCCAGTGAAGCATCAACAGCAATTAAAAAAGGTTTTTCATATCTTTTGTATATACTTTCAATTGTCTCCTGAAGATTCTTTGCGTGAACCGGACTTTCCAAGTCACCATAAACATATACATTACCATAATTCATTCCTCTGAGTTTGTATCCGATAATGGGCCCAAGGCTGTCCCCGGTTGACCTGTCTGTTCCGATACATATAATAACAATTTCCCGGTATCCATCTGTTTTACAGTTTGTTAAAGTCTGGTACAGAGCATCTGAGAAAGACAAAATTGCAGTTGCATTATTAGAATCTATATATTTTAAATTTTTAACCTTGCTGCCTGAATTCATACTGCTTTCACCATCTAATCCCTTCTATAATGATTTATTAAGTAGTATTGACAAGAATAAGATTAAATAGTACGTTCTTAACAAACTATGTTAAAATATATGTAAATATAAAAAAAGTATGTTTTAAGTGATATACGAAAGGTTGATACTTATTGTCAAATAAAATTGTTAAAGAATTTGCATCATCAGAATCAAATTTCATAGAAGATATAATAGATGGAATGCAGGATTGGGTCAGAGTCATAGACAGAGACGGCAAGGTTTTATTTGTCAATAAACCAATGCGTGAGGGTCTGGGCTATGATGCTGTTGGCAGAAAGTGCTTTGAGGTTCTTGGCCGTTCCTCCCCTTGTCCAAATTGTATATCAAGCCTCAGAGGTGAAAATCTTCCTAATTCTAAGGAAGAAGCAATAAACGGACGTGTTTTTTCAGTCACAAGCTCCCCTTTAAAAAGTTTTCAATCAAACAACGTGGAAGCTGTTATTGAGGTGCTCCATGATATAACTGAACTCAAGGTGCTAAGTCAGGAACTGGAACGGCAGAATGAACAGCTTAAAGAGGATCTCTCCATGGCAAGGAAACTGCAATGCAGTCTTCTCCCAAAACAGCAGTCTGTTGGAGAAAAAATAAGTTTTAGCTATATTTATAAACCCTGCGAAATGATTGGCGGTGATTTCCTTGATATTTTTGAAATTGACGAAGATCACGTAGGTATTTATATCGCTGACGTATCCGGTCACGGAGTTGCGGCATCCATGCTTACAATGTTTTTACGTGCTGCTATAGACAAGTCCTCTCTTTCGCCGTCAAAGGTACTGACTCAACTCTATCACGAGTTCAATAAGAACGGTTTTGAA
This region of Clostridium sp. BNL1100 genomic DNA includes:
- a CDS encoding DUF438 domain-containing protein, yielding MSEVINNREYRQKVLKELISELHSGKSVDEVKERFEKLIEGVSPTEISEMEHSLMMDGMPVEEVQRLCDVHAAVFKGSIEEIHRPQKAEDAPGHPVHTFKLENKKIESLIDKIKTDIEKFRSQDTHDNIQNLRNDFEKLWEIDKHYSRKENLLFPFMEKYQITAPPKVMWGVDDEIRDAIKDVKTLLSDYSSVNREQLADKAEETAVRVKEMIFKEENILFPMVMETLSEDEWFIIEEGSSEIGYCLLDNVVKWKPVKVNVEKKVEKEGEEPSNNGYVKFDAGIMSPDEINAVLNTLPLDMTFVDKDGIVKYFTQGKERIFARTKAIIGREVKNCHPPASVHIVEKIVEDLSSGKKDHEDFWIRMGDKFVYIRYFAVRNAKGEYLGTIEVTQDIKPIQEITGEKRLASST
- a CDS encoding DUF1858 domain-containing protein, encoding MSKVIDLSKSVHDICKEYPEMVGILKEMGFENITAPGMLNTAGRIMTIPKGAAMKGIELQKLKDILAGKGFSIKE
- a CDS encoding DUF951 domain-containing protein, with protein sequence MPDKFSVGDIVEMKKQHPCGSKQWEIIRTGADFRIKCVGCAHQVMLARTKFEKSVKKIIKSAVSDEANV
- a CDS encoding mechanosensitive ion channel family protein, encoding MLGTVKERLEYLLGDFYDPAMILLKTVIVLIVAFALVKIGRVVIKKLFDKQKKLKFKIDDKRIDTISTLTISIFKYTVYIGALLTILSGILDLKAILAAAGVGGVALGFGAQSLVKDTISGFFILLEDQYAVGDTVTIEGLTGTVEHMELRVTRLKNYTGDLYIIPNGEIRKVINHTRDNKLVIVDIPIAYSSNMAKVTEIAKKVCDEVKKEFDKFTEDPSILGITSLGEQSMNLRITARTLPNEQWEIERHIRLKIKEEFEKNGLEFFDRTRLIRPE
- a CDS encoding gamma-glutamyl-gamma-aminobutyrate hydrolase family protein, with the protein product MYKGKPIIGITAAFDYDKNISTLKDDYYEAIIQCGGLPVIIPVTEEKSAWVEYLDICSGFILSGGPDIDAAYFGKGNMPYANEISPIRDSMEIFLTQQAIAMDKPILGICRGCQIMNIAAGGSIYQDIYVECSEGNTLLKHSQQAPRWFQIHDVNIYKPSCLYNVFGKDSLKVNSFHHQAVSEVAPGFTVNACSQDGIIEAISNENKKFVLSVQWHPENLWRKDRTHLKLFERLVSVC
- the rd gene encoding rubredoxin, whose product is MDKYVCTVCGYVYDPEEGDPDGGIAPGTAFEDIPEDWVCPLCGVGKDMFEKQ
- a CDS encoding DUF5668 domain-containing protein, giving the protein MNNRHRGTMIIGLVLIILGVLFLLSNFGIFEIYFDIFDIGFLFAHFWPMFLIIPGVIFHYAYFTAKTPDAGLLVPGGILLVTGLTCQISMLFDLWSFMWPGFILAVAVGLFELYLFGTREKGLLIPVFILGGLSLIFFTFSLGSSWVLRTYLVPIILILGGILIVTRNRRI
- the yyaC gene encoding spore protease YyaC, whose protein sequence is MNSGSKVKNLKYIDSNNATAILSFSDALYQTLTNCKTDGYREIVIICIGTDRSTGDSLGPIIGYKLRGMNYGNVYVYGDLESPVHAKNLQETIESIYKRYEKPFLIAVDASLGRADHVGFISVGKGSIRPGSALNKELEPVGHMHVTGIVNAGGFMEFMILQNTRLGTVMKIADIVATGLKYVMWKVSREDVLSEKGSVRVEEA
- a CDS encoding SpoIIE family protein phosphatase — encoded protein: MSNKIVKEFASSESNFIEDIIDGMQDWVRVIDRDGKVLFVNKPMREGLGYDAVGRKCFEVLGRSSPCPNCISSLRGENLPNSKEEAINGRVFSVTSSPLKSFQSNNVEAVIEVLHDITELKVLSQELERQNEQLKEDLSMARKLQCSLLPKQQSVGEKISFSYIYKPCEMIGGDFLDIFEIDEDHVGIYIADVSGHGVAASMLTMFLRAAIDKSSLSPSKVLTQLYHEFNKNGFEDELYISVFYGIINISDYSFSYSNAGLNVSPILFSGEDFKLLRTRGIPISNWVDNPEYTEVTQKLNPKDRLLFYTDGIIEIKNKSSEQFGEDRIVEHFLRKDLKPSSIISKLVDKALSFSGSSMHDIMDDITVALLEMK